A portion of the Vibrio coralliirubri genome contains these proteins:
- the truA gene encoding tRNA pseudouridine(38-40) synthase TruA, producing MKIALGIEYNGTHYFGWQRQRDVKSVQEELEKALSVVANHPVEVMCAGRTDAGVHGTGQVVHFETNVDRKMVAWTMGANANMPKDIAVRWATEVNEDFHARFSATARRYRYIIFNHALRPGILNSGVSHYHGHLDEKKMHEAGQYLLGENDFTSFRATHCQSRSPWRNMIHLNVTRHGHYIVIDIKANAFVHHMVRNITGSLIAVGKGEQKPEWIQWLLEAKDRKVAGATAKAEGLYLVDVDYPEHFELPREPIGPLFLPDNLN from the coding sequence ATGAAAATTGCTTTAGGTATTGAATATAACGGTACCCACTACTTTGGTTGGCAGCGCCAACGAGACGTGAAAAGTGTCCAAGAAGAATTGGAAAAGGCTCTTTCAGTTGTCGCGAATCACCCTGTAGAAGTTATGTGCGCAGGTCGTACAGATGCCGGTGTTCACGGTACGGGACAAGTCGTTCACTTTGAAACTAATGTCGATCGTAAAATGGTGGCATGGACAATGGGCGCGAATGCTAACATGCCAAAAGATATTGCGGTTCGTTGGGCGACAGAAGTGAATGAGGATTTCCATGCTCGTTTCTCGGCAACTGCTCGCCGTTATCGCTACATTATCTTTAACCATGCACTACGCCCAGGCATTTTGAATTCAGGAGTGAGCCATTATCATGGTCACCTTGATGAGAAAAAAATGCATGAAGCGGGTCAGTACTTACTTGGTGAGAATGACTTCACTTCGTTTCGGGCAACACATTGTCAATCTCGTAGCCCATGGAGAAACATGATTCACTTGAACGTGACTCGTCATGGACACTACATTGTGATCGATATTAAAGCGAATGCGTTTGTTCACCACATGGTGAGGAATATTACTGGTAGCCTTATTGCTGTAGGTAAAGGGGAGCAGAAACCAGAGTGGATCCAGTGGCTTTTAGAAGCTAAAGATCGAAAAGTAGCCGGCGCAACTGCAAAAGCGGAAGGTTTGTATCTGGTGGATGTTGATTATCCTGAACATTTTGAGCTACCACGAGAGCCAATTGGTCCTCTATTTTTACCGGATAATTTGAACTAA
- the accD gene encoding acetyl-CoA carboxylase, carboxyltransferase subunit beta translates to MSWLEKILEKSNIVTSRKASIPEGVWTKCTSCEQVLYHAELERNLEVCPKCDHHMRMKARRRLDTFLDKGERVELGADLEPQDKLKFKDSKRYKERISAAQKNSGETDALVAMKGELLGLPIVACAFEFSFMGGSMGSVVGARFVKAVDAAIENNCGLVCFSASGGARMQEALMSLMQMAKTSAALERLSAKGLPFVSVMTDPTMGGVSASLAMLGDINIGEPKALIGFAGRRVIEQTVREDLPEGFQRSEFLLDHGAIDMIVDRREMRQRVASLVAKMTNQPSPLVVSVNDSPNEATYEVPEAPEKG, encoded by the coding sequence ATGAGTTGGCTTGAAAAGATTTTAGAAAAAAGCAACATCGTAACATCTCGTAAAGCGTCTATCCCTGAGGGTGTTTGGACTAAATGTACTTCTTGTGAGCAGGTTCTGTACCATGCTGAACTAGAGCGTAACTTAGAAGTATGTCCAAAATGTGACCATCACATGCGCATGAAAGCACGTCGCCGTCTGGATACATTCCTAGACAAAGGTGAGCGTGTTGAACTAGGTGCTGATCTTGAGCCACAAGACAAGCTGAAGTTTAAAGACTCTAAGCGTTACAAAGAACGTATCTCTGCTGCTCAAAAGAACAGTGGTGAAACAGACGCATTAGTTGCAATGAAAGGCGAACTATTGGGTTTACCTATCGTAGCGTGTGCTTTTGAATTCTCATTCATGGGCGGCTCAATGGGTTCTGTTGTTGGTGCTCGTTTCGTGAAAGCGGTAGATGCTGCTATCGAGAACAACTGTGGTTTAGTGTGTTTCTCTGCAAGTGGTGGTGCTCGTATGCAAGAGGCATTGATGTCTCTAATGCAAATGGCGAAAACCAGTGCTGCGCTTGAGCGTTTATCTGCGAAAGGCCTACCGTTTGTTTCAGTCATGACTGATCCAACAATGGGTGGTGTTTCTGCAAGTTTGGCAATGCTTGGCGATATCAACATTGGTGAGCCAAAAGCACTGATCGGTTTTGCTGGACGTCGTGTAATCGAACAAACGGTACGTGAAGACCTTCCTGAAGGTTTCCAACGCAGTGAGTTCCTACTAGACCACGGTGCTATAGACATGATCGTTGACCGTCGTGAGATGCGTCAGCGCGTTGCAAGCCTTGTTGCTAAAATGACCAACCAGCCTTCACCATTAGTAGTTTCTGTGAACGATTCACCGAATGAAGCTACTTATGAAGTACCAGAAGCGCCAGAAAAAGGGTAA
- the folC gene encoding bifunctional tetrahydrofolate synthase/dihydrofolate synthase encodes MSQQPIPQATSSLEMWLDYLSNIHTSAIDLGLDRVQAVASKANLTKPAQHVITVAGTNGKGSTCALMEAILLDAGYSVGVYSSPHLIRYNERVRINGQDLSDEKMVQSFDFIEKERGEISLSFFEYGTLAALRAFQTEAVDVVLLEVGLGGRLDATNIVEHDVSVITSLAVDHVDWLGDDINVIGFEKAGIYRSGKPAICGQPKPPATVAAHADDIKAEFYQVGIQYTYDVDGDTWNWRSGAFQLESLPIPSLPLPNAATALMALGTSELSISDVNVVNGMKNAQLPGRMQQISEQPVIVLDVAHNPHSAEYFAQQVTKKYAGKNLHVVVAMLHDKDIPATLEVLAPIATHWYPASLQGPRAATAAELCQSLPEGVEQHSNPVTAFEAALASVKGDDVVLVVGSFHTVGEVLEHWQKKGN; translated from the coding sequence ATGAGTCAACAACCTATTCCTCAAGCCACATCCTCTTTGGAGATGTGGCTTGATTATTTATCAAACATCCACACAAGCGCTATTGATCTTGGATTAGACCGAGTTCAGGCCGTCGCCTCTAAGGCAAACCTCACCAAACCTGCTCAACATGTTATTACTGTTGCCGGAACCAATGGCAAAGGCTCAACATGTGCACTGATGGAAGCGATTCTATTGGACGCTGGTTACTCAGTTGGTGTCTACAGTTCTCCTCACTTAATTCGCTATAACGAACGTGTTCGTATCAACGGCCAAGATCTATCTGATGAAAAGATGGTTCAGTCTTTCGATTTCATTGAGAAAGAGCGTGGCGAAATCAGCCTGAGCTTTTTCGAATATGGCACTTTAGCGGCGTTACGCGCATTTCAAACTGAAGCGGTTGATGTTGTGCTTTTAGAAGTGGGTTTAGGCGGGCGTTTAGACGCGACCAATATCGTTGAGCATGATGTTTCTGTGATTACTAGTTTGGCTGTCGACCATGTTGACTGGCTAGGTGATGACATCAATGTGATTGGCTTTGAGAAAGCGGGCATTTATCGCAGCGGTAAACCCGCTATCTGTGGTCAACCCAAGCCACCAGCAACGGTTGCAGCGCACGCTGATGATATTAAGGCTGAGTTCTACCAAGTCGGTATTCAATACACTTATGATGTTGACGGTGATACGTGGAACTGGCGCAGTGGGGCATTCCAACTAGAATCACTACCTATTCCAAGCCTGCCGTTACCTAACGCGGCAACAGCATTAATGGCATTGGGCACATCAGAGCTTAGTATTAGTGACGTGAACGTGGTTAACGGCATGAAGAATGCGCAGCTTCCAGGGCGTATGCAGCAAATTAGCGAACAACCCGTGATTGTGCTGGATGTGGCGCACAACCCGCATTCTGCTGAATACTTTGCGCAGCAAGTTACGAAAAAGTATGCAGGTAAAAATTTACACGTTGTAGTCGCCATGCTTCATGACAAAGATATCCCAGCGACATTGGAAGTATTAGCGCCAATCGCAACTCATTGGTATCCAGCTTCATTGCAAGGGCCACGCGCTGCGACAGCCGCTGAACTGTGTCAAAGCCTACCAGAAGGCGTAGAACAGCATTCAAACCCTGTCACAGCTTTTGAAGCGGCTTTAGCTTCTGTTAAAGGTGACGATGTTGTGTTGGTTGTCGGTTCTTTCCATACCGTGGGTGAAGTGTTGGAGCATTGGCAGAAAAAAGGAAACTAA
- a CDS encoding SPOR domain-containing protein, translating to MASKFQSRLVGTIILVAIGVIVLPDVLDGKKLHYKEEFASIPIKPELDSNVEVFEVLDPVEDQIALPDSPVEQVVESGRTDNSNTQTASSSNNKEADKVAVVVKPVPEKNEYQDSAWIIQLMALKNADNAKNVVKDLQKRGYQAHTKQEKTFTRVIIGPDVSKSKLERQIKELEKITGSKGQLLKFKPLNP from the coding sequence ATGGCAAGTAAATTCCAAAGCCGATTAGTCGGCACCATCATTTTAGTGGCCATTGGCGTGATTGTATTACCCGATGTGCTAGATGGTAAGAAGCTCCACTATAAAGAAGAGTTTGCAAGCATTCCGATTAAGCCTGAGCTTGATAGTAATGTTGAAGTGTTTGAAGTACTCGATCCCGTTGAAGATCAGATAGCGCTACCAGATTCTCCGGTTGAGCAAGTGGTTGAAAGTGGTCGTACTGATAATTCAAACACGCAAACCGCGTCTTCTTCCAATAATAAAGAAGCAGACAAAGTGGCAGTCGTGGTTAAGCCTGTACCTGAAAAAAATGAATACCAAGACAGTGCTTGGATTATTCAATTGATGGCTTTGAAGAATGCTGACAACGCAAAAAACGTTGTTAAGGATCTGCAAAAGCGTGGTTATCAGGCTCACACCAAGCAAGAAAAAACATTTACGCGAGTAATTATTGGCCCGGATGTCTCTAAATCCAAACTTGAGCGACAAATTAAGGAATTAGAAAAAATTACGGGTTCAAAAGGCCAATTGCTCAAATTTAAACCGTTAAATCCATAA
- a CDS encoding CvpA family protein translates to MNWLDFVILGVIGFSAVISLVRGFAKEALSLVIWFGAFFIASQYYAKLAMYFTNIEDEMFRNGTAIAALFVATLVVGALVNYVIGQLVQKTGLSGTDRILGVVFGGLRGVLIVSAVLFFMDAFTAFPSSEWWKNSQLVPEFSRIIAPFFEHLQATSSFLSGAL, encoded by the coding sequence ATGAATTGGTTAGATTTTGTCATTTTAGGCGTGATCGGCTTCTCTGCCGTGATCAGTTTAGTTCGTGGTTTCGCTAAAGAAGCCTTGTCACTCGTTATTTGGTTTGGAGCATTTTTTATTGCTAGCCAGTACTACGCTAAATTAGCGATGTACTTCACCAATATCGAAGATGAGATGTTTCGAAACGGAACTGCGATAGCAGCATTGTTTGTTGCAACGTTAGTTGTGGGTGCCTTAGTTAACTATGTCATCGGTCAACTAGTTCAGAAAACAGGCCTGTCAGGTACAGACAGAATCCTCGGTGTCGTCTTTGGTGGCTTACGTGGTGTTTTGATTGTTTCTGCAGTGTTGTTTTTCATGGATGCGTTTACTGCATTCCCAAGTTCTGAGTGGTGGAAGAATTCGCAATTGGTTCCGGAATTTAGTCGAATCATTGCGCCGTTCTTCGAGCATTTACAAGCAACATCTAGTTTCTTATCTGGCGCGCTCTAG
- the purF gene encoding amidophosphoribosyltransferase: MCGIVGIVGSTPVNQSIYDALTVLQHRGQDAAGICTIESNRFRLRKANGLVKDVFEAKHMQRLQGEVGIGHVRYPTAGSSSASEAQPFYVNSPFGITLAHNGNLTNANEVREKLFEKDRRHVNTTSDSEVLLNVLAHEIDTVKGNVTSDDVFRAVANVHRTIRGAYAVTAMIIGHGMIAFRDPHGIRPLCLGKREVQGKTEYMVASESVALDAVGFDFMRDVAPGEAIYATFDGELFTKQCADNPQLNPCIFEFVYFARPDSFIDKISVYSARVEMGEMLGKRIKEEYADLDIDVVIPIPETSNDIALRIAQAINKPYRQGFVKNRYVGRTFIMPGQQQRKKSVRRKLNAIRSEFKGKNVLLVDDSIVRGTTSEQIIEMARDSGANKVFMVSAAPEVRFPNVYGIDMPSATELIAHGRDNETICKQIGADALIFQTLPDLISAVGMGNQDISRFDTSVFNGEYVTGDIDQAYLDFLDSLRNDDSKVQREIQQDLANLELHNEGA, encoded by the coding sequence ATGTGTGGTATTGTTGGAATCGTGGGTTCAACACCTGTAAACCAGTCTATTTATGACGCTTTAACGGTATTGCAGCATCGTGGCCAAGATGCCGCTGGTATTTGTACCATAGAAAGCAATCGTTTCCGTCTGCGTAAGGCGAACGGTTTAGTAAAAGATGTTTTTGAAGCAAAACACATGCAGCGCCTACAAGGTGAAGTTGGTATTGGCCATGTTCGTTATCCTACTGCGGGTAGTTCAAGTGCGTCTGAAGCTCAGCCTTTCTACGTAAACTCTCCTTTTGGCATTACGTTGGCGCACAACGGTAACCTGACGAACGCAAACGAAGTTCGTGAGAAGTTGTTCGAAAAAGACCGTCGTCATGTAAACACAACCTCTGACTCTGAAGTTCTACTGAACGTATTAGCTCATGAGATCGATACCGTTAAAGGTAACGTAACTTCAGATGACGTTTTCCGCGCTGTGGCAAATGTGCACCGTACAATTCGTGGTGCTTACGCCGTAACTGCGATGATCATCGGCCACGGTATGATTGCATTTCGTGACCCACATGGTATTCGTCCACTGTGTCTTGGTAAGCGTGAAGTTCAAGGTAAAACAGAGTACATGGTTGCGTCTGAATCGGTAGCACTCGATGCTGTTGGTTTCGACTTCATGCGCGACGTAGCACCAGGTGAAGCTATCTACGCAACGTTCGACGGTGAGCTTTTCACCAAGCAATGCGCAGACAATCCACAACTAAACCCATGTATCTTTGAGTTTGTATACTTTGCACGCCCAGATTCATTCATCGACAAAATCTCGGTTTACAGCGCACGCGTTGAGATGGGTGAGATGCTTGGTAAGCGTATTAAAGAAGAGTACGCAGACTTAGATATTGATGTGGTTATCCCAATCCCTGAAACATCAAACGATATTGCGCTACGAATCGCTCAAGCGATCAATAAGCCATACCGTCAAGGTTTCGTGAAAAACCGTTATGTTGGCCGCACGTTCATCATGCCTGGTCAGCAACAGCGTAAGAAGTCGGTTCGCCGTAAGCTCAACGCAATTCGCTCTGAGTTTAAAGGTAAGAACGTTCTTCTGGTTGACGATTCTATCGTTCGCGGCACAACATCAGAGCAGATCATTGAGATGGCTCGTGATTCTGGCGCAAACAAGGTCTTCATGGTTTCAGCGGCTCCAGAGGTTCGCTTCCCTAACGTTTACGGCATTGATATGCCGAGCGCGACAGAGCTGATTGCTCATGGTCGTGATAACGAAACGATTTGTAAGCAGATTGGCGCAGACGCATTGATTTTCCAAACGCTACCAGATCTGATTTCTGCAGTGGGCATGGGCAATCAAGACATTTCTCGTTTCGATACTTCTGTATTTAACGGCGAGTATGTGACTGGCGATATCGACCAAGCATACCTAGATTTCCTAGACTCTTTGCGTAATGATGACTCAAAGGTTCAACGTGAGATTCAACAAGATCTTGCTAACTTAGAGTTACACAACGAAGGCGCGTAA
- a CDS encoding LysR family transcriptional regulator — MKLDDLNLFRLVVENGSYTATSRKTMIPVATITRRIQALEDSLNLRLLNRHARKLSLTEAGERFFNECSPLLQRLSSTAEELTDVCKGASGKIRITAPSNLTKRMMMPMFSEFMTQYPDINIELMMNNQADQLDPTEWDVIFRVGPQRDSSLIARKISEVKDILIASPEYLAKNPAPSHAEELANHSLLKGYPLIKWQLSNSNEETVVNSEKGRFNANALNVVRQACSEGLGITLMPDVMIREYIEDGSLVQVLEDWSANPRDIYMLYNHKDHLPEKVRLFIDFVIAYHIH, encoded by the coding sequence ATGAAATTAGATGATTTAAACCTCTTTCGACTCGTCGTTGAAAATGGGAGCTACACCGCAACATCGCGCAAGACTATGATTCCGGTTGCGACCATCACACGACGCATCCAAGCCTTAGAAGATTCTTTGAACCTTAGGCTTCTCAATAGACACGCGCGTAAACTTTCTTTAACAGAGGCAGGCGAACGTTTCTTCAATGAATGCTCTCCGCTGTTGCAACGTCTCTCTTCTACTGCAGAAGAGTTAACTGACGTGTGTAAAGGCGCTTCCGGTAAGATTCGTATTACGGCACCCTCAAATCTGACCAAGCGCATGATGATGCCAATGTTCAGTGAATTCATGACTCAATACCCTGATATCAATATTGAGCTGATGATGAACAACCAAGCGGATCAGCTGGATCCAACGGAGTGGGACGTGATTTTCCGTGTCGGACCGCAGCGTGATTCAAGCCTAATCGCTCGAAAAATCAGTGAAGTCAAAGATATTCTTATCGCGAGCCCTGAGTACTTAGCGAAGAACCCAGCTCCAAGCCATGCTGAAGAGCTAGCGAACCATTCGCTACTTAAAGGCTACCCGCTGATTAAGTGGCAGCTGAGTAATTCGAATGAAGAGACGGTGGTAAATAGCGAGAAAGGCCGTTTCAACGCCAATGCGCTTAATGTCGTGAGACAAGCGTGCTCAGAAGGCCTAGGTATCACCCTGATGCCTGACGTGATGATTCGTGAATACATTGAAGATGGCAGCTTGGTACAAGTCTTAGAAGACTGGAGCGCTAACCCTCGTGATATTTACATGCTTTATAACCACAAAGACCATCTACCAGAGAAAGTGAGATTGTTTATTGATTTTGTGATCGCATACCACATTCATTAA
- a CDS encoding response regulator encodes MYKTHSQPVMTSAQEVINQKCVMLVDDDPIFRRITSAYLDKVGYKVVEAENGLDALQKLRDSAPDLIVCDLSMPILDGIELVEELSLEYPSLPMIVVSGTDDMSDVAKALRFGIKDFLAKPLEDHRHLGSAIANTLTDSFDNISDQRDFSSQWFCVDDGGEIPEDQELHWHLNYLQDNPSAAKDLLHALLPEKDTRQGSWRCSYRLLQSTEMMPLVFDYAWMMNGQFAFYLVDSSSSDNGGSATTLLVRALFHDYIRNRKDFNVDLKDIAEILEKGIRCSKCSTPVNALFGVADLAEGTISILPAGLDGQWSNGELNQHIAAGERLGENCKKNFITRDLPIEQGCQLSLSLLGSASFSLDIHQGSTD; translated from the coding sequence ATGTACAAAACTCACAGTCAGCCAGTAATGACCTCGGCTCAGGAAGTAATTAACCAAAAATGCGTGATGTTGGTTGATGATGATCCTATTTTTCGCCGTATAACCAGCGCGTACCTAGACAAGGTCGGTTATAAAGTGGTTGAGGCTGAAAATGGACTGGACGCTTTGCAGAAACTTAGAGACTCAGCGCCAGATTTAATTGTGTGTGACTTATCAATGCCAATACTTGATGGCATCGAGCTTGTGGAAGAGCTCAGTTTGGAGTACCCGTCACTGCCGATGATCGTGGTGTCCGGTACTGATGATATGTCTGATGTGGCGAAAGCCTTGCGATTTGGTATTAAAGACTTCTTAGCGAAACCGTTAGAGGATCACCGTCACCTAGGAAGTGCGATTGCGAATACATTGACCGATTCGTTCGATAACATTTCAGACCAACGAGATTTTTCGAGCCAGTGGTTCTGTGTGGATGACGGGGGAGAGATCCCTGAAGACCAAGAACTGCATTGGCATCTGAATTACCTTCAAGATAATCCAAGCGCAGCAAAAGACTTACTGCATGCGTTGCTTCCAGAGAAAGACACGCGACAAGGCTCATGGCGTTGCAGTTACCGGTTACTGCAATCAACAGAGATGATGCCACTTGTGTTTGATTATGCGTGGATGATGAACGGGCAGTTTGCTTTTTACCTTGTCGATTCATCGTCTTCTGATAATGGCGGCTCCGCGACAACATTGTTGGTGAGAGCGCTGTTCCACGATTACATAAGAAACAGAAAAGATTTTAATGTTGATCTCAAAGATATTGCTGAGATCTTAGAGAAGGGGATTCGTTGCTCTAAATGTTCTACCCCAGTGAATGCCTTGTTTGGTGTTGCAGACCTTGCCGAGGGAACCATCTCCATTTTACCTGCGGGTTTAGATGGGCAATGGTCGAATGGTGAATTGAATCAACATATTGCAGCAGGTGAGCGCTTGGGCGAGAACTGCAAGAAGAACTTTATTACGCGGGACCTTCCGATCGAACAGGGCTGCCAACTTTCGTTGAGCCTACTTGGATCGGCAAGTTTTAGTTTAGACATACACCAAGGGTCTACTGATTAA
- a CDS encoding YbaN family protein: MAGGLCIFLAVLGIVLPVLPTTPFLLLASACFMRSNPKVHKWMHEHKTLGPLLNNWYQHGAVTKQVKTRGVFFILLSFALSIYFAPIIWVKAFLICVLVILLTWFMRLPTHELVADSKENHYH; the protein is encoded by the coding sequence ATTGCTGGTGGCCTTTGTATATTTCTCGCAGTTCTAGGGATAGTTTTGCCCGTTCTGCCAACCACTCCTTTTCTCCTTCTTGCTAGCGCGTGTTTTATGCGAAGCAATCCGAAAGTTCATAAATGGATGCATGAGCACAAAACGCTGGGTCCTTTGCTGAACAATTGGTATCAACACGGTGCCGTCACCAAACAAGTTAAAACGCGTGGCGTATTCTTTATCTTGTTGAGTTTTGCGTTATCTATCTACTTTGCCCCTATCATTTGGGTCAAGGCTTTCCTAATTTGTGTACTTGTTATTCTTCTCACATGGTTTATGCGACTTCCAACCCATGAGTTGGTTGCTGACAGCAAAGAAAATCACTACCATTAA
- the apt gene encoding adenine phosphoribosyltransferase codes for MNTEKISLIKASIKSIPDYPKAGILFRDVTSLMEDPAAYKATIDLLAETYKDMGFTKIVGTEARGFLFGAPLALELGVGFIPVRKPGKLPRQTVAQSYELEYGTDTLEIHTDAIVEGDKVLMVDDLLATGGTIEATTKLIRQLGGVVEHAAFVINLPEIGGDKRLQGLGLEVFSICEFDGH; via the coding sequence ATGAACACAGAAAAAATCTCTCTGATCAAAGCAAGCATCAAAAGCATTCCTGATTACCCTAAAGCGGGTATTTTGTTCCGTGACGTAACAAGCTTGATGGAAGACCCAGCAGCTTATAAAGCGACTATCGACCTGCTAGCGGAAACATACAAGGACATGGGCTTTACTAAGATCGTTGGTACTGAAGCTCGTGGTTTCCTATTTGGTGCGCCTTTGGCACTTGAGCTAGGTGTTGGCTTCATTCCTGTTCGTAAGCCGGGCAAGCTGCCTCGTCAAACTGTGGCACAATCTTATGAGCTTGAGTACGGCACCGACACTCTAGAAATCCATACTGATGCTATCGTTGAAGGCGATAAAGTGCTTATGGTTGATGACTTGCTAGCAACGGGCGGTACGATTGAAGCAACAACAAAGTTGATTCGTCAGCTTGGTGGTGTGGTAGAACACGCTGCATTTGTTATTAACCTTCCAGAAATCGGTGGTGACAAGCGCTTACAAGGCTTAGGTCTAGAAGTGTTTAGCATCTGCGAATTCGACGGTCACTAA